A genome region from Alphaproteobacteria bacterium includes the following:
- a CDS encoding ABC transporter permease, whose translation MSDLTEAFGLALGLVVSLDAALLEIVCRSLAISLTAVVVASAIGLPLGAAIAVWRFPGRRVVVVMLNALMALPPVFIGLMLYVILSRAGPLGFLGLLFTPTAMILAQCVLVLPIVAALSHRLLRDLYQSYREQLCSLGASLSQVAATLLWDARASLVTVVMAGFGRAIAEVGAVLIVGGNIAHATRVMTTTIALETSKGNLALALALGMVLVLVAIGVSATAAIMVGAARPRARALRWG comes from the coding sequence ATGTCCGATCTCACCGAAGCTTTTGGCTTGGCGCTGGGCCTGGTCGTTTCCCTGGATGCCGCGCTGCTGGAGATAGTTTGCCGCTCGCTGGCGATCAGTCTCACCGCCGTCGTGGTGGCCTCGGCGATCGGTCTGCCGCTCGGCGCCGCAATCGCTGTCTGGCGCTTTCCCGGGCGCCGCGTCGTCGTGGTGATGTTGAACGCGCTGATGGCGCTGCCGCCGGTCTTTATCGGTCTCATGCTCTACGTGATTCTATCACGCGCCGGTCCGCTCGGCTTTCTCGGTCTCTTGTTCACGCCGACGGCGATGATCCTGGCCCAGTGCGTGCTTGTGCTGCCTATCGTCGCGGCGCTCTCGCATCGCCTGCTGCGCGACCTTTACCAAAGCTATCGGGAACAGCTCTGTTCGCTCGGTGCTAGCCTGTCGCAAGTGGCGGCGACGCTGCTCTGGGATGCGCGTGCGAGTTTGGTAACCGTGGTCATGGCGGGCTTTGGGCGCGCCATCGCCGAGGTTGGTGCGGTGCTCATCGTCGGCGGCAACATCGCCCATGCGACCCGCGTTATGACCACCACAATCGCGCTCGAGACTAGCAAGGGAAACCTGGCGCTGGCGCTGGCGCTCGGTATGGTGCTGGTGCTGGTGGCGATCGGGGTCAGTGCCACGGCAGCCATAATGGTTGGCGCTGCGCGCCCGCGCGCCCGCGCGCTCCGCTGGGGTTAG
- a CDS encoding RNA methyltransferase — protein sequence MAGTDRSRELPAAAAPAVILVAPQLGENIGSAVRAMFNFGLTDLRLVAPRDGWPNDAARANASGADTVIDDARVYGDVESALADLTFVVAATARPRDMRTLVLTPATAATRLRTAAAAGERCGMMLGRESTGLDNDSVVLADAVVTVPTNPGFASLNLAMTVLLLAHQWFIVADDTPAEDLSERASRTASKAELQGLFQHLEGELDACGFLRVAEKRPSMVRNLRNIFQRARLSEQEVRTLRGVIAGLVEHGRRRRD from the coding sequence ATGGCGGGCACGGACCGTAGCCGGGAGCTACCCGCGGCCGCGGCACCGGCGGTGATTCTCGTGGCCCCGCAGCTTGGCGAGAACATCGGCTCCGCGGTGCGTGCCATGTTCAACTTCGGCCTTACCGATCTGCGCCTAGTGGCACCGCGCGATGGCTGGCCGAACGACGCCGCGCGCGCCAATGCCTCTGGCGCCGACACGGTCATAGACGATGCGCGGGTCTACGGTGATGTCGAAAGCGCTCTTGCCGATCTCACTTTTGTCGTGGCTGCGACAGCGCGCCCTCGCGACATGCGGACCTTGGTTCTGACCCCGGCGACGGCCGCGACCCGTTTGCGCACAGCGGCTGCGGCCGGGGAGCGCTGCGGCATGATGCTGGGGCGTGAAAGTACTGGCCTCGACAACGATTCTGTGGTGCTGGCGGATGCCGTCGTTACCGTTCCCACCAATCCCGGTTTTGCGTCCCTAAATCTGGCCATGACAGTGCTTCTGCTGGCGCATCAATGGTTCATAGTAGCCGACGATACGCCCGCGGAAGATCTGTCTGAGCGAGCCTCGCGGACTGCCAGCAAGGCCGAGTTGCAGGGCCTGTTCCAGCACCTGGAGGGTGAGCTCGACGCCTGCGGCTTTTTGCGCGTGGCGGAGAAGCGTCCAAGCATGGTGCGGAACCTGCGCAACATCTTCCAACGCGCGCGGCTCAGCGAGCAGGAAGTGCGCACTTTACGCGGCGTAATTGCTGGTCTGGTGGAGCATGGCAGGCGCCGCCGCGATTAG
- the cimA gene encoding citramalate synthase, with translation MGERVWIYDTTLRDGGQAQGVNFGSADKAAIARELDALGVDYIEAGWPGANPTDDAIFSSPPKLSHARLATFGMTRRLRCSAANDPGLAGVVNAGAPVTCLVAKAWDFHVTTALGTELGENIEMIADSIAYAATRAEEVLLDAEHFFDGYRANSDYALACLKAGFNAGARWIVLCDTNGGRLPHEIEEAVTAVAEVIPGDHLGIHCHNDSGTAIASSLAAVRAGVRQVQGTLNGLGERCGNADLTAVIPNLVLKMGFETSIDAAGLERLTHVSHMLDERLNRANDPMRPYVGVSAFAHKGGLHVSAVAKDPTTYEHIAPELVGNRRQVVVSDQAGRSNILHRFEELGIEIDAKSPKLGRLMELVKEREAQGFAYDGATASFELLARRTIGTVPEFFDLTSFRVIDEQRIDARGQRVTLSEATMKVVVNDEQIMTVAEGNGPVDALANGLTKVLSGVFPALTEMRLVDYKVRILTPEAGTAAVTRVMIESEGAEGVRWATVGVSPNVIAASYDALKDAITYRLLGSHGGHGP, from the coding sequence ATGGGCGAGAGGGTCTGGATTTACGATACCACGCTGCGCGACGGTGGCCAGGCCCAGGGCGTTAATTTTGGTAGCGCCGACAAGGCGGCGATTGCGCGCGAGCTCGATGCGCTCGGCGTCGATTACATAGAGGCCGGCTGGCCCGGTGCCAATCCCACCGACGACGCAATTTTTTCTTCGCCGCCCAAGCTTTCTCACGCCCGGCTTGCCACCTTCGGCATGACCCGCCGCTTACGCTGCAGCGCCGCCAACGATCCAGGACTTGCCGGCGTGGTCAATGCCGGTGCGCCCGTCACTTGTCTTGTCGCTAAGGCCTGGGACTTTCACGTTACCACTGCGCTCGGCACGGAGCTTGGCGAGAATATTGAGATGATCGCCGATTCCATCGCCTACGCAGCGACCCGCGCCGAAGAGGTCCTACTCGACGCGGAGCATTTCTTCGACGGCTATCGCGCCAATTCGGACTATGCGCTGGCCTGCCTTAAGGCCGGGTTCAATGCCGGCGCGCGCTGGATCGTGCTTTGCGATACCAATGGTGGCCGACTGCCCCATGAGATTGAAGAGGCCGTCACCGCGGTCGCCGAGGTCATCCCCGGTGATCATCTCGGCATCCATTGCCACAACGACAGCGGTACCGCCATTGCGTCTAGCCTGGCTGCAGTTCGGGCGGGCGTGCGTCAGGTTCAGGGCACGTTGAACGGTCTCGGTGAGCGCTGCGGCAATGCGGATCTCACCGCAGTTATCCCCAATCTCGTGCTCAAGATGGGCTTTGAGACAAGCATCGATGCCGCTGGCCTTGAGCGGTTGACCCATGTCTCTCACATGCTCGACGAGCGCCTGAATCGGGCTAATGACCCGATGCGTCCCTATGTTGGGGTTTCGGCTTTCGCCCATAAGGGCGGCCTGCATGTCTCTGCCGTGGCCAAGGATCCGACGACCTATGAACACATCGCACCGGAGCTGGTCGGCAACCGTCGCCAGGTCGTCGTCTCGGACCAGGCGGGGCGGTCGAACATCCTGCATCGCTTCGAGGAGCTGGGTATCGAGATCGATGCCAAGTCGCCGAAGCTCGGTCGGCTCATGGAATTGGTCAAGGAGCGCGAAGCGCAAGGCTTTGCCTATGACGGCGCGACAGCGAGCTTCGAGTTGCTGGCGCGACGCACGATCGGCACTGTGCCGGAGTTCTTCGACCTAACCAGCTTTCGCGTTATCGATGAGCAGCGCATCGACGCCCGCGGCCAGCGCGTCACGCTCTCGGAAGCGACTATGAAGGTGGTTGTCAACGACGAGCAAATCATGACTGTGGCCGAGGGCAACGGGCCGGTCGATGCCTTGGCGAACGGCTTGACCAAGGTGCTGAGCGGCGTCTTTCCGGCGCTCACCGAGATGCGGCTGGTCGATTATAAGGTGCGCATCCTAACGCCGGAAGCGGGCACTGCTGCCGTCACCCGTGTCATGATTGAGAGCGAAGGCGCCGAGGGTGTACGTTGGGCGACGGTGGGCGTGTCGCCCAATGTTATTGCTGCATCCTATGACGCGCTCAAGGACGCCATCACCTATCGTCTTCTGGGCAGCCATGGCGGGCACGGACCGTAG
- the cysS gene encoding cysteine--tRNA ligase: MTLHLYNTASRRKEAFEPLDPTHVRMYVCGPTVYDRAHIGNARPVVVFDVLFKLLKRHYPKVTYVRNITDIDDKIIAAAADNSEEIYALTKRTTDFFHADMGALGAEEPTVEPRATAHVPEMLALIETLLASDHAYEAEGHVLFHVPAMDGYGGLSNRKPEELVAGSRVEVAPYKKDAGDFILWKPSTPDQPGWDSPWGRGRPGWHLECSAMSERYLGETFDIHGGGRDLIFPHHENERAQSMCAHGGKTFARYWMHNGYVVVEGEKMSKSLGNFFTVEELLARAPGEALRFNMLKTHYRHPLDWTLEGMAESKADLDRLYLALRNVADIEAEARDSAPGAVEAALLDDLNTPKAIAELHAVAGDLNKTRSVAAKSALLASGKALGIFNFPSNEWFQGEASDDVGELVAARLEARSKRNFAEADRIRDKLVAAGIILEDKPDGTTDWRRA, encoded by the coding sequence ATGACCCTGCATCTCTACAATACCGCGAGCCGCCGAAAAGAAGCGTTCGAGCCTTTGGACCCAACGCATGTGCGCATGTATGTCTGCGGGCCAACGGTCTATGACCGGGCGCATATCGGCAATGCGCGCCCCGTGGTGGTGTTCGACGTTTTGTTCAAGCTGCTCAAGCGGCACTATCCGAAGGTCACCTATGTCCGAAATATCACCGATATCGACGATAAGATCATCGCTGCGGCCGCTGACAACAGCGAAGAAATCTACGCGCTGACCAAGCGCACGACGGACTTCTTTCACGCTGATATGGGCGCCTTGGGTGCAGAGGAGCCGACTGTCGAGCCGCGCGCGACAGCGCATGTGCCCGAGATGTTGGCGCTTATCGAGACTTTGTTGGCCTCAGACCATGCCTATGAAGCGGAAGGGCACGTGCTGTTCCACGTGCCGGCCATGGACGGCTATGGCGGGCTTTCCAACCGCAAGCCAGAAGAGCTGGTGGCGGGTTCGCGGGTCGAGGTAGCCCCCTACAAGAAGGATGCTGGCGACTTCATCTTGTGGAAACCTTCGACACCCGACCAGCCCGGCTGGGACTCACCCTGGGGGCGAGGACGCCCGGGCTGGCATTTGGAATGCTCGGCCATGAGCGAGCGTTATCTCGGCGAAACCTTCGACATCCACGGCGGTGGCCGCGATCTCATCTTTCCCCACCACGAAAACGAACGCGCTCAGAGCATGTGTGCCCACGGCGGCAAGACCTTTGCGCGCTACTGGATGCATAACGGCTATGTCGTGGTCGAGGGAGAAAAGATGTCGAAGAGCCTAGGCAATTTCTTCACTGTCGAGGAACTGCTGGCGCGCGCACCGGGCGAGGCACTGCGCTTCAATATGCTCAAGACTCACTACCGCCACCCGCTCGACTGGACGCTGGAAGGCATGGCCGAAAGCAAAGCGGATCTCGATCGACTTTATCTTGCCCTGCGCAATGTCGCCGATATCGAGGCCGAGGCCAGAGACAGCGCCCCGGGGGCAGTGGAGGCCGCGCTGCTCGACGATCTAAACACGCCAAAGGCTATCGCCGAGCTGCATGCAGTCGCCGGCGATCTCAACAAGACACGTTCGGTTGCCGCCAAGTCGGCCTTGCTGGCATCGGGTAAAGCACTCGGGATCTTTAATTTTCCATCTAACGAGTGGTTCCAGGGCGAGGCGTCTGACGATGTCGGTGAGCTCGTTGCGGCACGCCTCGAAGCGCGCTCAAAACGGAATTTTGCCGAGGCCGACCGCATACGCGATAAGCTCGTTGCGGCGGGGATCATCCTCGAGGATAAGCCCGACGGCACTACCGACTGGCGACGGGCGTGA
- a CDS encoding NAD+ synthase — protein MSESLSIALAQINPTVGAIEHNAELIRESRAEAARLGADLVVYPELVITGYPPEDLVLRPAFQQAAEEMVQELAAETADGGPGLLLGTPWREEGKLYNAAALLDGGKIVARRYKHDLPNYGVFDEMRVFEAGPLTGPIAFRGVRLGVLLCEDMWFPDVAEILAESGAQILVTLNGSPYEHGKEDTRLSYAVARITETGLGLVYVNQVGGQDELVFDGASFVLDGKRKLCLQAPWWQECVNVSRWQIDGDGAHCEEGERAPVPEQMAQIYAALVTGLRDYVDKNHFPGVAVGLSGGIDSALTTAVAVDALGPERVRTIRMPSRYSSDHSLDDAAECARLLGIRCDTVAIELAHRAFEGMLAPLFQGTQPDATEENVQARVRGIIMMALSNKTGDMLVTTGNKSEMSVGYATLYGDMCGGYSVLKDVYKTTVFELSRWRNENRLQGTLGPDGPAMPDNIITKPPSAELKPDQLDEDSLPPYSVLDDILEGLVEDEHTVEEIVIRGHPRALVRRIRRLLYIAEYKRRQAPPGVKITRRAFGRDRRYPIVNGFLNHE, from the coding sequence GTGAGCGAGAGCCTGTCGATAGCGCTGGCGCAGATCAATCCCACCGTGGGCGCGATCGAGCACAATGCCGAGTTGATTCGCGAAAGCCGCGCCGAGGCGGCGCGCCTCGGCGCCGATCTCGTAGTTTATCCCGAGCTTGTCATCACAGGCTACCCGCCGGAGGACCTGGTGCTGCGGCCCGCTTTTCAGCAGGCGGCAGAGGAGATGGTGCAGGAGCTGGCGGCCGAGACGGCCGATGGCGGGCCCGGCTTGCTCCTGGGTACGCCATGGCGCGAGGAAGGCAAGCTCTACAACGCGGCGGCCCTGCTCGATGGCGGCAAGATAGTGGCGCGGCGTTACAAGCACGACCTGCCGAATTACGGTGTCTTCGACGAGATGCGCGTATTTGAAGCTGGACCGCTCACCGGCCCCATCGCCTTCCGCGGCGTCCGTCTCGGCGTACTACTCTGCGAGGACATGTGGTTCCCGGATGTAGCCGAGATTCTGGCTGAATCCGGTGCCCAGATTCTTGTCACCCTGAACGGCTCGCCCTACGAGCATGGCAAAGAAGATACACGTCTCTCCTATGCGGTTGCACGAATCACCGAGACCGGACTTGGCTTGGTCTATGTCAATCAAGTCGGGGGCCAGGATGAATTGGTATTTGACGGCGCATCATTCGTACTCGATGGCAAGCGCAAGCTTTGCCTGCAGGCACCATGGTGGCAGGAATGCGTCAACGTGTCGCGTTGGCAGATCGATGGTGACGGCGCGCACTGCGAGGAAGGTGAGCGGGCGCCGGTACCGGAGCAAATGGCGCAGATCTATGCGGCGCTGGTTACGGGGCTGCGCGACTACGTCGACAAGAATCACTTTCCGGGTGTGGCCGTCGGCCTCTCGGGCGGTATTGATTCGGCGTTGACCACGGCCGTCGCAGTAGATGCGCTCGGCCCGGAGCGGGTGCGCACCATCCGGATGCCGTCGCGCTATTCATCTGATCACAGCCTCGACGATGCCGCCGAGTGCGCGCGCCTACTCGGGATCCGCTGCGACACCGTAGCGATCGAGCTGGCACATAGGGCCTTCGAAGGAATGCTTGCGCCGCTCTTCCAAGGTACCCAGCCCGATGCCACGGAAGAGAACGTACAGGCGCGCGTGCGTGGCATCATCATGATGGCGCTGTCCAACAAGACCGGTGACATGCTGGTGACTACGGGTAACAAGAGCGAGATGTCGGTTGGCTATGCCACGCTCTACGGTGATATGTGCGGCGGCTATTCCGTGCTCAAGGACGTATATAAGACGACGGTTTTTGAATTGTCTCGCTGGCGCAACGAGAACAGGCTGCAGGGTACACTCGGACCGGACGGTCCGGCTATGCCGGACAATATTATTACCAAGCCACCCTCGGCAGAGCTGAAACCAGACCAGCTCGACGAGGACAGCTTGCCGCCCTATTCGGTGCTAGACGATATTCTCGAAGGGTTGGTTGAGGACGAACACACGGTGGAGGAAATCGTCATCCGCGGCCATCCGCGGGCACTGGTACGCCGCATTCGCCGACTGCTCTATATAGCGGAATACAAGCGCCGCCAGGCTCCGCCCGGCGTCAAGATCACCCGCCGCGCCTTCGGCCGCGACCGCCGCTACCCCATCGTCAACGGGTTCCTCAACCACGAATAG
- a CDS encoding nicotinate phosphoribosyltransferase: MDTSPEHSKSGAGLGGGEGSEREGFEVAVARRTDHYFKRTREIVRAHGDMHVTYAVFMRRPVVFCPRLAVEWLEEAARQRDCTLDIDPCFEEGAWVGAGEPLLYISGPLSALVDLETLYLQRLGPPSVAAYNAFTMCADLPKVHFLAMDARHSAGDEMAGMMAYAASVGSRKAQAEAGAVGFIGNANDATAHYFGNERGLGTMPHALIGYAGSTVRAAEMFRATYPDESITALVDYFGREVTDSIAVAKRFSKLAADGGLRVRIDTHGGRFAEGLDTAKSYIALERHVPQATRTYRSEEELRWLVGAGVSAAAVYHLRDALDEAGFPAVQIIASSGFNPGKCKVFASVEAPVDIIGTGSFLPETWPETYATADIVEYDGTPLTKVGREFLLRQRKS; this comes from the coding sequence GTGGATACTTCCCCGGAGCATTCTAAATCCGGCGCCGGTCTCGGCGGCGGCGAGGGCTCGGAGCGCGAGGGCTTTGAGGTCGCTGTAGCGCGCCGCACCGACCATTATTTCAAGCGCACGCGCGAAATCGTGCGTGCCCATGGTGACATGCACGTCACCTATGCCGTATTCATGCGCCGCCCGGTTGTCTTCTGTCCGCGTCTGGCCGTGGAATGGCTGGAGGAGGCGGCGCGTCAGCGCGACTGCACACTCGACATCGATCCATGCTTCGAGGAAGGTGCCTGGGTCGGCGCGGGCGAGCCCTTGTTGTACATCTCCGGCCCTCTGAGCGCTCTGGTCGACTTGGAGACACTCTATCTGCAACGGCTTGGCCCGCCCAGCGTTGCCGCTTACAACGCCTTTACCATGTGCGCCGACCTGCCGAAAGTGCACTTTTTGGCAATGGATGCGCGCCATAGCGCTGGTGATGAGATGGCCGGCATGATGGCCTATGCCGCAAGCGTCGGCTCACGCAAGGCGCAGGCTGAGGCTGGCGCCGTAGGTTTTATCGGCAATGCTAACGATGCGACGGCACACTATTTTGGCAATGAGCGCGGTCTCGGAACCATGCCTCATGCGCTAATTGGCTATGCTGGCTCGACAGTGCGAGCGGCGGAGATGTTCCGCGCCACCTATCCCGACGAGTCAATCACGGCTCTGGTCGATTATTTCGGGCGAGAGGTGACGGATTCGATCGCCGTGGCCAAACGTTTTTCGAAGCTTGCGGCGGATGGCGGCTTGCGGGTGCGCATCGACACTCACGGTGGGCGCTTTGCCGAAGGGCTCGACACGGCCAAGTCCTACATCGCTCTTGAGCGGCACGTGCCGCAAGCCACGCGCACGTATCGCAGCGAAGAGGAATTGCGCTGGCTCGTCGGCGCTGGCGTTAGTGCGGCAGCGGTCTACCACTTGCGCGACGCTCTCGACGAGGCGGGCTTCCCGGCCGTGCAAATCATCGCCAGTTCCGGCTTTAATCCTGGCAAGTGCAAGGTGTTTGCGAGCGTCGAGGCGCCGGTGGATATTATTGGCACAGGCTCGTTCCTGCCCGAAACTTGGCCAGAGACCTACGCCACGGCGGATATTGTCGAATATGATGGCACGCCGTTGACGAAGGTAGGGCGCGAGTTCCTGTTGAGGCAGCGCAAGTCGTGA
- a CDS encoding SDR family oxidoreductase — protein MDLGLTGRKAIVCASSRGLGRACARALAEDGVDVAINGRDAAVVESTAMAIAAKTGVEATPVVADLDTEDGRARLLEACPEPDILVNNNGGPPPGSFRDWRREDWDAGISANMMTPIELIKATIDGMVERCFGRIVNVTSVAVRMPFPGLAMSSAARSGLTGFIASISREVAPHNVAINNLQPGLFETDRLTVGIAGAAEARQQSVDTVRGSMLANIPAGRFGDPEEFGRACAFLCSAHSGFITGQNLLLDGGYFPGAF, from the coding sequence ATGGATCTTGGGCTGACAGGCCGCAAGGCGATCGTCTGTGCCTCCAGTCGCGGCCTCGGCCGGGCATGCGCGCGGGCCTTGGCTGAGGATGGAGTCGATGTGGCGATCAACGGCCGCGATGCTGCGGTTGTGGAGAGCACGGCCATGGCCATCGCCGCTAAAACTGGAGTTGAGGCAACCCCCGTGGTCGCCGACCTCGATACGGAAGATGGTCGGGCAAGGTTGCTCGAAGCTTGTCCCGAGCCTGACATCCTAGTCAACAATAATGGCGGCCCCCCTCCCGGTAGCTTCCGCGACTGGCGGCGTGAAGATTGGGATGCCGGCATCAGCGCCAACATGATGACGCCGATTGAACTCATCAAAGCCACGATAGACGGCATGGTCGAGCGCTGCTTCGGGCGCATTGTCAATGTCACATCTGTGGCGGTGCGTATGCCGTTTCCGGGCCTTGCGATGTCGAGCGCGGCACGCTCCGGCTTGACCGGGTTCATCGCCTCGATCTCGCGCGAGGTGGCGCCCCATAACGTCGCCATCAACAATCTGCAACCCGGCTTGTTTGAGACGGACCGCCTGACTGTGGGCATTGCGGGCGCGGCCGAGGCCCGCCAGCAGAGTGTCGATACCGTGCGCGGCAGCATGCTCGCCAATATCCCTGCCGGACGTTTTGGCGATCCGGAAGAGTTCGGGCGCGCCTGCGCCTTCCTGTGCAGCGCACATAGCGGTTTCATCACTGGCCAAAACCTGTTGCTAGACGGTGGATACTTCCCCGGAGCATTCTAA